GGTCGTCCACGAAGCAACGTTCGACGGGGAGACGGAGAAATTGGCCAAGGATTACGGCCATTCGACGATTTTGGATGCAGCGACCGTTGCAAGTCGCGCGCAGGCGCAAAAGCTTATCGTCAATCACGTGAGTGCCCGTTTTATGCCCGAGCATGAAAAAGAGTTACTGAAAAACATGCGTAAAGTCCACGAAGACAGTGAAATTGCCCATGATTTCGATGAGTTCGATTGGGTGAAAAAAGATCGCAAAATAGTGAAAATAGCAGGAAATTGAGTCAATAAGCGCTTTTCGATTGGTTTCGAATAAAGCATTTAAGGAAGCGCTTGTGAATTGTGTCACAATAGCCGAAAGGATGTGCGGAACATGGATTTTCAAACAGTCATGGAGGAACTGCAAGCTTTGGGCAAAGAACGCACCAAAAAAATGTATGTATCGAGTGGAGCAAAAGAACCGGTATTTGGCGTTGCAACAGGTGCGATGAAACCAATGGCCAAGCAAATTAAAATCGATCAGCCGCTGGCAGAAGAGTTGTATGCGACGGGCAATTACGACGCTATGTACTTTGCCGGCATTATCGCCGACCCGAAAGCGATGACGGAATCCGATTTCGACCGCTGGATGGACGGGGCTTATTTCTATATGCTGTCGGATTATGTTGTGGCGGTCACTTTGTCAGAATCCGACATCGCCCAGCAAGTCGCTGATAAATGGATCGAAAGCGGTGAAGAGTTGCGCATGTCCGCTGGCTGGAGCTGCTATTGCTGGCTGCTTGGAAACCGGAAGGACAGTGAATTCCAGAAAGAC
This is a stretch of genomic DNA from Planococcus maritimus. It encodes these proteins:
- a CDS encoding DNA alkylation repair protein: MDFQTVMEELQALGKERTKKMYVSSGAKEPVFGVATGAMKPMAKQIKIDQPLAEELYATGNYDAMYFAGIIADPKAMTESDFDRWMDGAYFYMLSDYVVAVTLSESDIAQQVADKWIESGEELRMSAGWSCYCWLLGNRKDSEFQKDKISAMLDKVKHEIHQAPERTKASMNNFLYTVGISYKPLSEKAAETAKAVGKVELKRENKKPTQLYAYDSIQQGLEKGRLGFKRKFVRC